A genomic window from Henningerozyma blattae CBS 6284 chromosome 3, complete genome includes:
- the FIS1 gene encoding Fis1p (similar to Saccharomyces cerevisiae FIS1 (YIL065C); ancestral locus Anc_7.255): MSEKKIDYLPSLSEVYDPLDPAQIAILKHQVEVEGGDSASSQTRFNYGWGLVKSNDKEDQRLGITILASIYKDSPNRRRECLYYLALGCCRAGEYSEAHRYIEALYSHEPTNRQVISLKNAIEEKIKEEAWRGGLAIGATAAVGLAALAAYISRRRRK; this comes from the coding sequence ATGTCTGAAAAGAAGATTGACTATTTACCTTCATTGTCAGAGGTATATGATCCATTAGACCCAGCTCAAATTGCCATATTAAAGCATCAAGTAGAAGTGGAAGGTGGTGACAGTGCATCTTCTCAAACGAGATTCAATTATGGCTGGGGGTTAGTGAAATCTAATGATAAAGAAGATCAAAGACTAGGCATAACTATATTGGCATCTATATACAAAGACTCTCCTAACAGAAGAAGAGAGTGTCTATATTATCTGGCCTTGGGATGTTGTCGTGCTGGAGAATATTCTGAAGCTCATCGTTATATTGAAGCATTATACTCTCATGAACCCACTAATAGACAGGTCATTTCCTTGAAGAATGCTATcgaagaaaaaatcaaagaaGAAGCTTGGCGTGGAGGACTTGCTATTGGGGCAACTGCAGCCGTTGGTCTTGCTGCATTAGCTGCATACATTTCCAGAAGAAGACGTAAGTAA
- the TBLA0C04740 gene encoding ribonucleoside-diphosphate reductase large subunit (similar to Saccharomyces cerevisiae RNR1 (YER070W) and RNR3 (YIL066C); ancestral locus Anc_7.256): MYVCKRDGRKEPVRFDKITARVSRLCYGLDSNHIDPVKVTQRIISGVYEGVTTIELDNLAAETAAYMTTIHPDYATLAARLAISNLHKQTTKLFSTVVEELRNYVNPENNKWAPLVSEELYETVQKHKDEINSAIVYDRDFQFNYFGFKTLERSYLLKMYGKVAERPQHMIMRVALGIHGEDIEAALETYNLMSQRYFTHASPTLFNAGTPRPQMSSCFLVAMKEDSLEGIFDTLKECAMISKSAGGLGVHIHDIRATGSYIAGTNGTSNGLIPMIRVFNNTARYVDQGGNKRPGAIALFLEPWHDDIFDFIDIRKNHGKEEIRARDLFPALWIPDLFMKRVKENGDWTLFSPSEAPGLSDVYGDEFEALYNRYVEEGKGRRTIKAQKLWYSILEAQTETGTPFICYKDAANKKSNQKNLGTIKSSNLCCEIIEYSAPDETAVCNLASVALPAFIKKTDDGNSFIYDFEKLHEITKVITRNLNKVIDRNYYPVPEAKNSNMRHRPVALGVQGLADTFQILRLPFESDEARDLNAHIFETMYHAALEASCEIAAVEGPYSTYEGSPVSQGILQYDMWDVTPTDLWDWDSLKANIKKHGVRNSLLLAPMPTASTSQILGYNECFEPFTSNMYSRRTLSGEFQIVNPYLLRDLVDLGIWDDAMKQHLITDNGSIQKLPNIPQELKELYKTVWEISQKKIIDMAADRSAFIDQSHSLNIHIQAPTMGKLTSMHFYGWKKGLKTGMYYLRTQAASAAIQFTIDKKIADQAGNKVADLSKLDRPVYKHRPLNLTDVSSSAVETVTSSISAKSEVQRENSPPVSLQSSVSEGVSSLSISESQPITPVESVSNMEVPKKNTEVTQKPKAGEPDFDIYNSKVIACAIDNPEACEMCSG; the protein is encoded by the coding sequence ATGTATGTCTGCAAAAGAGACGGTCGTAAAGAACCAGTAAGATTTGACAAAATCACAGCCCGTGTTTCTAGATTATGTTACGGGCTGGATTCTAACCATATTGATCCAGTCAAAGTCACTCAAAGAATTATCTCTGGTGTTTATGAAGGTGTCACTACTATCGAATTGGATAACTTGGCTGCTGAAACTGCCGCTTACATGACTACTATCCATCCGGATTATGCTACTTTAGCCGCTAGATTGGCCATTTCTAACTTACATAAACAAACtactaaattattttctactGTTGTTGAAGAATTGCGTAATTATGTCAATccagaaaataataaatgggCTCCTTTAGTCTCTGAGGAATTATACGAAACTGTTCAGAAACataaagatgaaatcaATTCTGCTATTGTTTATGACAGAGATTTCCAATTCAACTATTTCGGTTTCAAAACTTTAGAACGTtcttatttattgaaaatgtaCGGTAAAGTCGCTGAAAGACCACAACATATGATTATGAGAGTTGCCTTAGGTATTCACGGTGAAGATATCGAAGCTGCTCTAGAGACTTATAATTTAATGTCTCAAAGATATTTCACACATGCTTCTCCTACATTATTTAACGCTGGTACTCCACGTCCACAAATGTCATCTTGTTTCTTAGTTGCTATGAAAGAAGATTCTTTAGAAGGTATTTTTGACACACTAAAGGAATGTGCTATGATTTCTAAATCTGCTGGTGGGTTAGGTGTTCATATTCATGACATTCGTGCTACTGGTTCTTATATTGCTGGTACTAATGGTACCTCTAATGGTTTGATTCCCATGATTCGTGTTTTCAATAACACTGCTCGTTACGTCGACCAAGGTGGTAACAAGAGACCAGGTGCTATTGCTTTATTCTTAGAACCATGGCACgatgatatttttgatttcatTGATATTAGAAAGAATCACGGTAAAGAAGAGATCAGAGCTAGAGATTTATTCCCAGCTTTATGGATTCCAGATCTATTCATGAAACGTGTCAAGGAAAACGGTGATTGGACTTTATTCTCTCCATCTGAAGCTCCAGGTTTATCTGACGTTTACGgtgatgaatttgaagCTCTATATAATCGTTATGTTGAAGAAGGTAAAGGTAGAAGAACTATCAAGGCTCAAAAATTATGGTACTCTATCTTAGAAGCACAAACTGAAACTGGTACTCCATTTATCTGTTATAAGGATGCTGCCAACAAAAAATCTAACCAAAAGAACTTGGGTACTATTAAATCTTCCAATTTATGTTgtgaaattattgaatattctGCCCCAGATGAAACTGCTGTTTGTAACTTAGCTTCTGTTGCCTTGCCAGCCTTTATTAAGAAAACTGATGATGGCAACTCTTTCATttatgattttgaaaaattacatgAAATTACTAAAGTTATCACTCGTAATTTGAATAAGGTTATTGATCGTAACTACTATCCAGTTCCAGAAGCTAAAAACTCTAATATGAGACACAGACCAGTTGCTTTAGGTGTTCAAGGTTTAGCCGATACTTTCCAAATTTTACGTTTACCATTTGAATCAGACGAAGCTAGAGATTTAAATGCTCATATTTTCGAAACTATGTATCATGCCGCCTTAGAAGCTTCCTGTGAAATTGCTGCTGTTGAAGGTCCATATTCTACTTACGAAGGTTCTCCAGTTTCTCAAGGTATTTTACAATATGATATGTGGGATGTTACCCCAACTGATTTATGGGATTGGGATTCTTTGAAAGCCAATATCAAGAAGCATGGTGTTAGAAACTCTTTATTACTTGCTCCAATGCCAACTGCTTCCACTTCTCAAATTTTAGGTTATAATGAATGTTTCGAACCATTCACTTCTAATATGTATTCTCGTCGTACCTTATCTGGTGAATTCCAAATTGTTAACCCATACTTATTACGTGATTTAGTTGATTTAGGTATTTGGGATGATGCTATGAAACAACATTTAATTACTGACAATGGTtctattcaaaaattaccaaatattccacaagaattgaaagaattataCAAGACTGTTTGGGAAATTtctcaaaagaaaattattgatatgGCAGCTGACCGTTCTGCTTTCATTGATCAATCTCATTCTTTgaatattcatattcaaGCTCCAACTATGGGTAAATTAACAAGTATGCATTTTTACGGTTGGAAGAAAGGTTTGAAGACAGGTATGTATTACTTAAGAACTCAAGCAGCATCAGCCGCTATTCAATTTACAATTGATAAGAAGATTGCTGATCAAGCTGGTAATAAGGTAGCTGACTTGTCTAAATTAGATAGACCAGTTTATAAGCATCGTCCATTAAACTTAACAGATGTTTCATCTAGCGCTGTTGAAACTGTTACCAGTTCTATTTCAGCCAAGTCTGAAGTTCAAAGAGAAAATTCTCCTCCTGTATCATTACAAAGTTCTGTATCTGAAGGTGTCAGTTCTTTATCT
- the EFM4 gene encoding Efm4p (similar to Saccharomyces cerevisiae YIL064W; ancestral locus Anc_7.254) → MEDTKNLNISKLGTKQYWDEFYSLERNNFSKNSNDTGECWFNDNDAEERMIEFLEDNLGMYLISKKSSMLDLGTGNGHLLFELIENGFDEGKLLGIDYSEESVKFAKEISNSKEYSKELIDFKQADIFQENWLPDKFDIVLDKGTLDAIALSGIKVGPNKDQNVVNIYNKVIEKLLPKDGVFLITSCNFTEDELIEIIEKNSTLKCWETVPYPVFEFGGVKGTTICTVAFVKQ, encoded by the coding sequence ATGGAAGATACTAAAaacttaaatatttcaaaattaggCACTAAGCAGTATTGGGATGAATTTTACTCATTAGagagaaataattttagtaAGAATTCAAATGACACAGGCGAGTGTTGGTTTAATGACAATGATGCAGAAGAAAGAATGATTGAATTTTTAGAGGATAACTTAGGGATGTATTTAATATCGAAAAAATCATCAATGCTAGATTTGGGTACTGGTAATGgtcatttattatttgaattaatagaAAACGGATTTGATGAAGGTAAATTATTAGGCATTGACTACTCTGAGGAAAGTGTTAAATTCGCAAAAGAAATCTCTAACTCCAAAGAATATTCGAaggaattaattgatttcaAACAAGCTGATATTTTCCAAGAGAATTGGCTTCCAGACAAATTTGATATAGTTTTAGACAAAGGTACCCTTGATGCAATTGCCTTGAGTGGTATTAAAGTCGGCCCAAATAAAGATCAAAATGtagtaaatatttataacaaagtcattgaaaaattattaccaaaGGATGGTGTATTTTTAATCACGTCATGTAATTTTAcagaagatgaattaattgagATCATTGAAAAGAACTCTACTTTAAAATGTTGGGAAACTGTGCCATATCCtgtttttgaatttggagGTGTTAAGGGGACTACAATTTGTACTGTTGCATTCGTTAAGCAATAG
- the YRB2 gene encoding Yrb2p (similar to Saccharomyces cerevisiae YRB2 (YIL063C); ancestral locus Anc_7.253) produces MIDNNTDEKSASLKRNRDETSIESNELGNTRNEAVHKKTKVENSNGNEQQLGKKASINSEEQKSASDNSKKSTEEHSEDTITKEEKKEDDTEKEITKKDDKAGDKNEKEDIQKNNKVDADNKDSETKQKYVFGSTSKFGAGFNLSNTASSIGSEDTSTELAQKSFSFGSGFAFGGGFDVLKEPKDNISSKTEKSSTLDEEKKSEVSNSKADNTDETVSGSQDNSIVSLKKQEVKSGEEEEEVIYQANAKLYQLQDVKEGWKERGVGHIRINKNRTSGKYRIIMRSRALLKVLLNISLIKGLSVSKGFPGSLQGEKFIRIITFTDNKTPMQYALKTGKKEIAEELYDKIQESKEKL; encoded by the coding sequence ATGATTGACAATAATACAGATGAAAAAAGTGCATCTTTAAAGAGAAACCGTGATGAAACTAGCATCGAAAGTAATGAACTTGGAAATACCAGAAATGAAGCAGTGcataaaaaaactaaagTCGAAAATTCTAATGGCAATGAACAACAATTAGGTAAGAAAGCCTCAATTAATTCAGAAGAACAGAAAAGCGCTTCTGATAATTCTAAGAAATCTACTGAAGAGCATTCAGAAGATACTATCACTAAAGaggaaaagaaagaagatgatactgaaaaagaaatcacTAAAAAAGATGATAAAGCTGgagataaaaatgaaaaagaagatatccaaaaaaataataaagtagATGCAGACAATAAAGATTCTGAAACAAAGCAAAAATACGTTTTTGGTTCTACCTCAAAATTTGGTGCTGGGTTTAACTTATCAAATACTGCTTCAAGTATAGGATCTGAAGATACTAGTACTGAGCTTGCCCAAAAATCATTTAGCTTTGGTTCAGGATTCGCATTTGGTGGAGGTTTTGACGTATTAAAGGAACCAAAAGACAATATATCTAGCAAGACAGAAAAATCAAGTAcattagatgaagaaaagaaatcagaagtttcaaattcaaaggCAGATAATACGGATGAAACCGTATCAGGATCTCAAGATAACTCGATTGTTTCGctaaaaaaacaagaagTTAAATCGGGagaagaagaggaagaagtGATATATCAAGCTAATGCCAAGCTTTACCAATTACAAGATGTCAAAGAAGGATGGAAAGAAAGGGGTGTGGGCCATAtaagaattaataaaaacagAACTAGTGGAAAATACCGTATTATAATGAGATCGCGTGCGTTGCTAAAAGTATTGCTAAACATTAGTTTGATTAAAGGATTGTCCGTATCGAAGGGATTTCCTGGTTCTTTGCAAGgagaaaaattcattagaaTAATTACATTTACAGACAATAAGACTCCAATGCAATATGCTTTGAAGACaggaaaaaaagaaattgctGAAGAATTGTATGACAAAATTCAAGAatctaaagaaaaattataa